From one Lysinibacillus sp. G4S2 genomic stretch:
- the ltrA gene encoding group II intron reverse transcriptase/maturase encodes MLMNQILSRENLLLALKRVERNKGSHGVDKMPVKFLRQHVVENWLTIKKQILEGTYQPQPVRRIEIPKPDGGVRLLGIPTVTDRLIQQAIAQVLSNLYDPNFSNHSYGFRPKRSAHDAIREAKGHIKEGYRWVVDMDLEKFFDKVNHDRLMSTLAKKISDKPLLKLIRRYLQSGVMINGVVYDTDEGTPQGGPLSPLLSNIVLDELDKELEKRGHKFVRYADDCNIYVKTKRAGERVMASIKTFIEKTLRLKINEKKSAVARPWQRKFLGFSFTSRKEPQVRIAKESIKRMKNKIRELTARKKPFPMEYRIQQLNQYLIGWCGYFALADTKSIFESLDGWIRRRLRMCLWKNWKKPRTKVCNLIRLGVPDWKAYEWGNTRKSYWRISKSPILHRTLDNSYWSNQGLKSLQARYEILRYSS; translated from the coding sequence ATGCTAATGAATCAAATATTATCACGGGAGAATCTGCTTCTCGCACTCAAACGGGTGGAACGAAACAAAGGGAGTCATGGAGTAGACAAAATGCCCGTAAAATTCCTACGACAGCATGTAGTCGAAAACTGGCTAACGATTAAGAAGCAAATTCTTGAGGGAACCTACCAACCACAACCAGTTCGCAGAATCGAAATCCCGAAACCTGACGGCGGTGTGCGACTATTAGGAATCCCAACCGTGACAGACCGACTCATTCAACAGGCGATTGCCCAAGTGCTATCCAACCTATATGACCCGAACTTCTCGAATCATAGTTACGGATTTCGACCAAAACGAAGTGCTCACGATGCAATCCGAGAAGCCAAAGGTCATATAAAAGAAGGATACCGCTGGGTAGTAGATATGGACTTAGAGAAATTCTTCGACAAAGTAAACCATGACCGTCTAATGAGTACATTAGCGAAGAAAATTTCTGATAAACCTCTACTCAAGCTGATTCGTAGATACTTACAATCGGGTGTCATGATAAATGGTGTCGTTTATGATACAGATGAAGGAACACCCCAAGGGGGCCCACTGAGTCCACTTCTCTCAAATATTGTGCTGGATGAATTAGACAAAGAATTAGAGAAACGTGGTCATAAATTTGTCCGTTACGCCGATGACTGCAATATTTATGTGAAAACAAAACGAGCAGGAGAACGAGTGATGGCAAGTATCAAAACCTTTATTGAGAAGACGCTACGATTGAAAATAAATGAGAAGAAATCCGCAGTGGCTCGTCCTTGGCAACGTAAATTCCTAGGATTTAGCTTTACCTCCCGCAAAGAACCACAAGTTCGAATTGCGAAAGAGAGCATAAAGCGAATGAAGAACAAAATTCGGGAATTAACAGCTAGAAAGAAGCCATTTCCAATGGAGTACCGAATTCAACAATTGAATCAATATTTAATTGGGTGGTGTGGCTACTTTGCATTAGCGGATACGAAATCAATATTTGAATCACTGGATGGATGGATTAGAAGAAGACTTCGCATGTGTTTATGGAAGAATTGGAAAAAGCCTCGTACGAAAGTGTGCAACCTCATTCGTTTAGGAGTTCCAGACTGGAAGGCTTACGAATGGGGCAATACTCGCAAGAGTTACTGGCGTATCTCGAAAAGTCCAATATTACACAGAACCCTTGATAACTCTTATTGGAGTAACCAAGGGCTCAAAAGTCTGCAAGCTCGTTATGAAATCTTGCGTTATTCATCTTAA
- a CDS encoding DNA topoisomerase III, with product MVKSVVIAEKPSVARDIANVLKCNKKGNGFLEGDKYIVTWALGHLVTLADPEAYDNKYKTWNLEDLPMLPERMKLVVMKQTGKQFNAVKSQLTRNDVNEIIVATDAGREGELVARWIIEKANVKKPLKRLWISSVTDKAIKEGFANLKPGKNYDNLYAAAVARSEADWYIGLNATRALTTRFNAQLNCGRVQTPTVAIIAAREDEIKNFKPQTYYGIEAQTDSLKLTWQDANGNSRSFNKEKTDVIVKALGNQDAKIVSIDRKPKKSFAPGLYDLTELQRDANKLFGYSAKETLNIMQKLYESHKVLTYPRTDSRYLSSDIVGTLPERLKACGIGEYRTLTNKILTKPIKANKSFVDDNKVSDHHAIIPTEGYVNLSAFNDKERKIYDLVVKRFLAVLFPAQEYEQLTVQAQIGNEKFIAKGKTVTNAGWKEVYQNHFDDEESTDDVKEQLLPRLEQGQMLKTKLIAQTSGQTKPPARFTEATLLSAMENPTKYMETNDKKLVDTLKSTGGLGTVATRADIIEKLFNSFLIEKRSGGKEIYITSKGRQLLDLVPEELRSPMTTAEWEQKLELISKGKLKKDVFINEMKKHTKEIVAEIKSSDKKYKHDNISTKSCPDCGKPMLEVNGKKGKMLVCQDRECGHRKNVSRVTNARCPQCKKKLELRGEGDGQIFVCKCGYREKLSAFEARRKKEGGGKVDKRSVQKYMKQQEKEAEPMNNAFADLLKGMKFDE from the coding sequence ATGGTTAAAAGTGTAGTTATTGCTGAAAAACCTTCAGTTGCACGTGATATAGCAAATGTATTGAAATGCAATAAAAAGGGGAACGGATTTTTAGAGGGTGACAAATATATTGTTACTTGGGCATTAGGGCATTTAGTAACATTAGCCGATCCAGAAGCCTACGATAATAAATATAAAACATGGAATTTAGAAGATCTTCCAATGTTGCCAGAACGCATGAAGCTAGTAGTTATGAAGCAAACGGGTAAGCAATTTAATGCAGTCAAATCACAGTTAACTCGTAATGATGTAAATGAAATCATTGTAGCTACTGATGCTGGTCGTGAAGGGGAATTAGTTGCACGTTGGATTATAGAAAAGGCCAATGTGAAAAAGCCGCTTAAACGTTTATGGATTTCATCTGTTACAGATAAAGCTATCAAAGAGGGATTTGCTAATTTAAAACCAGGTAAAAACTACGATAATTTATATGCTGCTGCGGTCGCACGTTCTGAGGCGGACTGGTATATCGGATTAAACGCGACACGTGCATTAACAACAAGATTTAATGCACAGCTGAACTGTGGACGTGTGCAAACTCCAACTGTTGCGATTATTGCTGCACGCGAAGATGAAATTAAAAACTTCAAACCACAAACGTATTACGGAATTGAAGCGCAAACAGATTCTTTAAAGCTGACATGGCAAGATGCAAACGGAAATTCACGTAGCTTTAATAAAGAAAAGACCGACGTTATTGTCAAAGCATTGGGCAACCAAGATGCAAAAATTGTTTCAATTGACCGCAAGCCTAAAAAATCATTTGCCCCAGGTCTTTATGATTTAACAGAATTACAACGTGATGCCAATAAACTATTTGGCTATTCTGCAAAAGAAACATTAAATATTATGCAAAAGCTATATGAATCTCATAAAGTGCTAACATACCCTCGTACGGATTCACGTTATTTATCATCTGATATTGTAGGTACATTGCCTGAGCGCCTAAAAGCATGTGGCATTGGCGAATATCGTACATTAACAAATAAAATCTTAACAAAGCCGATTAAAGCGAATAAATCATTTGTAGATGATAATAAAGTATCCGATCACCATGCGATCATTCCAACTGAAGGCTATGTGAATTTATCTGCATTCAATGATAAAGAGCGTAAAATTTATGATTTAGTAGTAAAACGATTTTTAGCTGTATTATTCCCAGCGCAAGAATATGAGCAATTAACAGTACAAGCTCAAATCGGTAATGAGAAATTTATTGCCAAGGGGAAAACCGTGACAAATGCTGGATGGAAGGAAGTATATCAAAATCATTTTGATGATGAAGAATCAACGGATGATGTAAAAGAGCAACTGCTTCCTCGTTTAGAACAAGGACAAATGTTAAAAACAAAGCTAATTGCTCAAACATCTGGTCAAACAAAACCACCAGCACGTTTTACAGAGGCAACTTTGTTATCAGCTATGGAAAATCCTACGAAGTATATGGAAACGAACGACAAGAAGCTTGTAGATACATTAAAATCAACAGGTGGACTAGGGACAGTCGCAACACGGGCTGATATTATCGAAAAGCTATTTAATTCATTCTTAATTGAAAAACGTAGTGGCGGCAAAGAAATTTATATTACTTCAAAAGGTCGTCAATTACTTGATTTAGTACCTGAAGAATTACGTTCCCCAATGACAACAGCCGAGTGGGAGCAAAAGCTTGAGCTAATTTCAAAAGGTAAGTTGAAAAAAGACGTGTTTATCAATGAAATGAAAAAGCACACGAAAGAAATAGTCGCTGAAATTAAATCGAGCGATAAAAAATATAAACATGACAATATCTCAACAAAGTCTTGTCCAGATTGTGGTAAGCCAATGCTTGAGGTAAACGGTAAAAAAGGCAAAATGCTTGTTTGCCAAGATCGTGAATGTGGTCACCGTAAAAACGTATCACGCGTCACAAATGCACGATGCCCACAATGTAAGAAAAAGCTAGAACTACGTGGTGAAGGTGATGGCCAAATCTTCGTATGTAAATGTGGATATCGTGAAAAATTGTCTGCATTTGAAGCCCGTCGTAAAAAAGAAGGCGGTGGCAAAGTAGATAAGCGTAGTGTACAAAAATACATGAAGCAGCAAGAAAAAGAAGCGGAACCGATGAATAATGCATTTGCGGATTTATTAAAAGGGATGAAGTTTGATGAATAG
- a CDS encoding glycosyltransferase family 2 protein, which yields MLTISLCMIVKNEECIIERCLDSVQHLVDEINIIDTGSTDRTKDIVQNYTSRIFDFTWCDDFSKARNFSFQQATKDYILWLDADDVITTEHQRKLLQLKQSLYPNVDVVSMEYYVTLDTDGCVESSEKRFRLVKRASNFQWQGAVHEYLDVSGKLYHSDIAVTHLPRKSDVHRNILIYERLKKEGHPFSARETFHFANELKNHQRFLEAINHYHIFLDSKLGSTDDNIQACLNLADCHQQLHDSKQATQAILQSLLYDRPRPETCCRIGHFFMEQLKNKEAIYWYSQALQQPIEQTMAIHKHAYSTWLPHLQLSLLYNRLRLYENAHQHNEEARKYKPNDQRILDNRKYLLSQLKK from the coding sequence ATGCTAACGATTAGTTTATGTATGATTGTCAAAAATGAAGAATGTATTATTGAAAGATGCCTAGATTCTGTTCAACATTTAGTGGATGAAATCAATATTATTGATACAGGCTCAACTGATCGTACAAAAGATATCGTCCAAAACTATACCTCTAGAATTTTTGACTTTACATGGTGTGATGATTTTTCCAAAGCCCGAAACTTTTCCTTCCAGCAAGCAACGAAAGATTATATTTTATGGCTTGATGCAGATGATGTAATCACAACAGAACATCAGCGCAAGTTACTTCAGCTTAAGCAATCTCTCTATCCTAACGTCGATGTTGTTTCAATGGAATATTATGTAACGCTTGATACAGATGGCTGTGTAGAGTCTAGTGAAAAAAGATTTCGTCTTGTCAAACGTGCAAGTAATTTTCAGTGGCAGGGTGCCGTCCATGAGTATTTAGATGTATCAGGCAAGCTCTATCATAGCGATATAGCGGTTACGCATTTGCCAAGAAAAAGCGATGTTCATCGCAATATTCTTATTTATGAGCGTTTAAAGAAAGAAGGGCACCCATTTTCAGCTAGAGAAACATTTCATTTCGCAAATGAGCTCAAAAATCATCAGCGATTTTTAGAAGCTATAAATCACTATCATATTTTCCTAGATTCCAAACTAGGCTCTACTGATGACAATATTCAGGCTTGCTTAAATTTAGCAGATTGCCACCAACAGCTACATGATTCAAAACAAGCAACCCAAGCTATTTTACAATCATTACTATATGATCGACCAAGACCAGAAACATGCTGTCGAATTGGTCATTTTTTTATGGAGCAATTGAAAAATAAAGAAGCGATTTATTGGTATTCACAAGCACTGCAGCAACCTATAGAACAGACAATGGCTATTCACAAGCACGCTTATTCTACATGGCTTCCACATTTACAGCTAAGCCTGTTATACAATCGGTTGCGACTCTATGAAAATGCACACCAACATAATGAGGAAGCACGGAAATATAAGCCAAATGATCAGCGCATACTAGACAACCGAAAATACTTGTTAAGTCAGTTAAAGAAGTAA
- a CDS encoding NADPH-dependent FMN reductase, with protein sequence MKILLVDGTMFGRKTGAILEQVEQYVKELDASFELEIMHFSQYKHQIVDGSPLNDDMKEMIQKFEEADAYIIATPIFQASIPGVLKNAFDFLHPKTMRYKPVSIVANGGTYQHHLVVENQLKPILDYFRALVTPNYVYTHTSHFDADNNIVDEDVHNRLRELARVFVQYCEMSKTLPKETIDQH encoded by the coding sequence ATGAAAATTTTACTCGTTGATGGCACAATGTTTGGTCGTAAAACTGGTGCTATTTTAGAGCAAGTAGAGCAATATGTTAAAGAATTAGATGCTAGTTTCGAGTTGGAAATTATGCATTTTAGTCAATATAAGCATCAAATTGTAGACGGTTCACCGTTAAACGATGATATGAAGGAAATGATTCAAAAATTTGAGGAAGCGGATGCGTATATTATCGCAACACCGATTTTCCAAGCATCGATCCCAGGTGTTTTGAAAAATGCATTTGATTTCTTACATCCGAAAACAATGCGCTATAAGCCAGTATCTATCGTGGCCAATGGTGGCACATACCAGCACCATTTAGTAGTAGAAAATCAGTTGAAACCAATTTTAGACTACTTCCGTGCACTTGTAACGCCGAACTATGTATACACGCATACATCTCATTTTGATGCAGATAATAATATTGTAGACGAAGATGTGCATAATCGTTTACGTGAATTGGCTCGTGTTTTTGTACAGTATTGTGAAATGAGCAAAACATTGCCAAAAGAAACGATTGATCAACATTAA
- a CDS encoding AAA domain-containing protein yields MQDIALLEKQRCNLILTNKAKEAVEECSANEHAFFALQKTLTVYIEKRKAKTLGETFLSIYFNAEQNDKLTDVLAEKTAIMDCVLKVEGLLATNLRFVHMRGPINTNRRLPAALQFVTKPNNGAGIPLELHTKIRELPIAEERTEYVKKRIGSWEGYLKIQERDATIDDIHTEFKQSYFNEDFTRLTIVCPYIKSKEWKKLEGLSVSIQGVRGEIGQVLKANAGKQTVEIDLKPFVQSLARKDQLNLRSKQASFSNFATLSQIRRLRNGFTKLEKGEAVNPNLETILFEKRPTVRTAKLREDIVFHNNLNEYQRRAVLGALSVEDLYVIQGPPGTGKTTVISEICQQNVKAGLKTLVASQSNLAVDNALGRLLSNQEIRILRYGRTESIEEEGKKFIEENVALHWREQTLIAIEEEITAFTEREQELKSSMIKAEEELEKLEAWLEELTKEIAAKEQAAIDEPILQQEIQALKKELKTAKAEQQECEAQKEHYEKQLAQIEPAVKTMEQTIAENPSIEQLKLTIEETSRKVEQLEAAAQYKELQEQKQHLTLQFKDIQLKYEEESNRLRLMKEAEKYIGNLTSYERIQRFLQHYHIRPSYVLSQQISRLQHLEDAKDLDAWATINSRLQKAIAKLEALVVDEEKERALAKSRLQQVQSFSLQNLTGVFAQLNKAFENDQTPSAEQIESFLLGLYMRRDFVWQKGVALKQQQDHKDQEFESLRKNVGGLIHQECAITSFDVQSIQRQLQPFLQHTERLQQLAETFQIDAEPEESVEHLKMLVSQSKSSLQTAHQQLEAVEQAHTQLLPKKAALQTVQTSLQEIEQQLTQLEENIKEINITGLKKEKQLTACTSLLQSTPERTFEEVEEAITSSKTAIEELQRKEQQLPLRKKLQEQWRDKLQNATEYDLDEIRKLYVRHANVIGTTCVASASKEFMENYPTFDVVIIDEVSKATPPELLLPMLKGKKVILVGDHHQLPPLLGDDTLEETLKAMLDENPNFDGAQELKNLLRESLFERLFNNLPQTHKQMLALQYRMHEKIMHSITPFYAKEENGLQCGLPDSDAARDHCLEGQFVSREDHLMWIDIPTEKPYLEEQVKGGTSRFNEGELQTIRRILIDLNEAVIAAKEAGRMPQDAQKSVGVISFYGEQVKKINRLLQQELQLPHLQFRTGTVDKFQGMEMDVILVSMVRNTPKGGDVGFARDYRRLNVALSRARELLLLVGSAEMFAKRAKHQDTREMYSDLLDTVKSYNGLRNHEGQVM; encoded by the coding sequence ATGCAGGACATAGCTTTACTAGAAAAACAACGCTGTAATCTGATTTTGACAAATAAAGCGAAGGAAGCGGTAGAGGAATGCTCAGCAAATGAGCATGCCTTTTTTGCGTTACAAAAAACTCTCACTGTTTACATCGAAAAACGCAAGGCAAAAACACTTGGTGAAACGTTTTTATCGATTTATTTTAATGCCGAACAAAATGACAAGTTAACCGACGTCCTTGCAGAGAAAACAGCCATTATGGATTGCGTGCTAAAGGTTGAAGGATTGCTAGCTACAAATCTTCGTTTTGTACATATGCGAGGACCGATTAATACAAACCGCCGCCTACCAGCAGCGTTACAATTTGTCACAAAACCTAATAATGGAGCAGGGATTCCGCTTGAACTTCATACAAAAATTAGAGAGTTGCCAATAGCCGAGGAGCGCACAGAATATGTGAAAAAGCGTATCGGGAGCTGGGAAGGCTATTTAAAAATTCAAGAACGTGATGCGACCATTGATGATATTCATACAGAATTCAAGCAAAGCTATTTTAATGAAGATTTTACTCGGCTTACTATTGTCTGCCCTTATATAAAGTCGAAGGAATGGAAGAAACTTGAAGGTCTAAGTGTGAGCATTCAAGGGGTACGCGGTGAAATTGGACAAGTATTAAAGGCTAATGCTGGGAAGCAGACAGTAGAAATTGACTTGAAGCCTTTTGTGCAGAGTTTAGCACGTAAAGATCAGCTTAACCTTCGCTCTAAGCAAGCGAGCTTTAGTAATTTTGCGACATTGAGTCAAATTAGACGATTACGCAATGGCTTTACAAAGCTAGAAAAGGGTGAGGCAGTTAACCCTAATTTAGAGACAATACTTTTTGAAAAACGTCCAACTGTCCGAACAGCAAAGCTCCGAGAGGATATAGTTTTTCACAATAATTTAAATGAATATCAGCGACGAGCTGTTTTAGGCGCATTGTCTGTTGAAGATTTGTATGTAATTCAAGGACCTCCTGGCACAGGGAAGACAACTGTTATTTCTGAAATTTGTCAGCAAAATGTCAAGGCTGGCTTAAAAACACTTGTAGCTTCTCAATCAAATCTAGCCGTCGATAATGCATTAGGACGACTTCTCTCCAATCAAGAAATTCGAATTTTACGCTATGGTAGAACGGAAAGCATTGAAGAAGAGGGTAAAAAATTTATAGAAGAAAATGTTGCGCTTCATTGGCGTGAGCAAACTCTCATAGCGATTGAAGAGGAAATCACGGCCTTTACGGAACGTGAGCAAGAACTGAAATCAAGTATGATCAAGGCTGAGGAAGAGCTAGAAAAGCTTGAGGCATGGCTTGAGGAATTAACAAAAGAAATAGCCGCAAAAGAACAGGCTGCAATAGACGAGCCTATTTTACAGCAGGAAATACAAGCGTTAAAAAAAGAATTAAAGACTGCAAAAGCTGAGCAGCAGGAGTGCGAGGCGCAAAAAGAGCATTACGAAAAACAACTGGCGCAAATCGAGCCTGCTGTAAAGACAATGGAGCAGACCATTGCCGAAAACCCATCAATAGAGCAACTAAAGCTTACTATAGAGGAAACTTCCCGAAAGGTGGAGCAATTGGAAGCGGCTGCTCAATATAAGGAGCTGCAAGAGCAAAAGCAACATCTGACACTGCAGTTCAAAGATATTCAATTGAAATATGAAGAGGAAAGTAACCGTCTTCGATTAATGAAGGAAGCGGAAAAATATATCGGTAATTTAACATCCTATGAGCGAATTCAACGATTTTTACAGCACTATCACATTCGTCCATCCTATGTGCTGTCACAGCAAATTAGTCGTTTACAGCATTTAGAGGATGCCAAAGATTTAGATGCATGGGCAACCATTAATTCACGTCTACAAAAGGCAATCGCAAAGCTTGAAGCATTGGTAGTAGATGAAGAAAAAGAACGTGCCCTTGCTAAAAGTAGATTACAGCAAGTTCAATCGTTTTCATTGCAAAATCTCACAGGTGTTTTTGCGCAGCTTAATAAAGCCTTTGAGAATGATCAAACCCCATCTGCCGAACAAATTGAGAGTTTCTTACTTGGACTATATATGCGTCGTGATTTTGTTTGGCAAAAAGGGGTAGCTCTCAAACAACAACAAGATCATAAAGATCAGGAATTTGAGTCCTTACGTAAAAATGTTGGTGGATTAATACATCAAGAATGTGCAATTACGAGCTTCGACGTCCAAAGCATACAGCGACAATTACAACCATTTTTACAGCATACAGAACGACTTCAGCAGCTAGCTGAGACATTCCAAATCGATGCTGAGCCAGAGGAATCTGTAGAACATTTAAAAATGCTTGTATCGCAATCAAAATCTTCGCTTCAAACTGCACATCAACAACTTGAAGCAGTTGAACAGGCTCATACACAGCTTCTACCAAAGAAAGCGGCCCTTCAAACAGTGCAAACTAGCTTACAAGAGATTGAACAACAGTTAACACAATTAGAAGAAAATATTAAAGAAATTAATATAACTGGATTGAAGAAGGAGAAGCAGCTCACAGCTTGTACAAGTCTCCTACAATCAACACCAGAGCGTACTTTCGAGGAAGTAGAGGAGGCGATTACCTCCTCCAAAACAGCGATTGAGGAATTACAGCGCAAGGAACAGCAGCTACCTCTTCGAAAAAAATTACAAGAGCAATGGCGTGACAAGCTGCAAAACGCTACGGAATATGATTTAGATGAAATTCGTAAATTATATGTGCGTCACGCTAATGTTATCGGTACAACATGTGTTGCTTCAGCAAGTAAGGAATTTATGGAAAACTACCCGACATTTGATGTTGTTATTATCGATGAAGTATCTAAAGCAACACCGCCAGAGCTATTATTACCGATGCTTAAGGGGAAAAAAGTTATTTTAGTGGGCGATCATCATCAGCTACCTCCGTTACTTGGAGATGATACGTTAGAGGAAACGTTAAAGGCGATGTTAGATGAAAATCCGAACTTTGATGGCGCACAGGAATTAAAAAATTTACTGCGTGAATCACTATTTGAACGCTTATTTAATAATTTGCCGCAAACACATAAGCAAATGCTGGCATTGCAATACCGTATGCATGAAAAAATTATGCATAGTATTACACCATTTTACGCAAAAGAGGAAAATGGTCTGCAATGTGGTTTACCAGATTCCGATGCAGCACGAGACCATTGCTTAGAGGGGCAATTTGTGAGCCGTGAAGATCATTTAATGTGGATTGACATTCCTACCGAAAAACCTTATCTAGAGGAGCAGGTAAAGGGAGGAACAAGTCGATTTAATGAGGGTGAATTACAAACAATTCGACGTATTCTAATAGACTTAAACGAGGCTGTTATCGCAGCAAAAGAAGCGGGTCGTATGCCACAGGATGCACAAAAAAGCGTTGGAGTTATTAGCTTCTACGGGGAGCAGGTTAAGAAAATTAATCGCCTTCTGCAGCAGGAATTACAGCTGCCACATCTTCAATTTAGAACAGGGACAGTCGATAAGTTCCAAGGTATGGAGATGGACGTCATTTTAGTCAGTATGGTACGTAATACGCCTAAAGGGGGAGACGTTGGCTTTGCAAGAGATTATCGCCGCTTAAACGTTGCCTTATCTCGTGCCCGAGAGCTATTACTACTTGTCGGAAGTGCTGAGATGTTTGCCAAACGTGCGAAGCATCAAGATACGCGAGAGATGTACAGCGATCTGTTAGATACAGTGAAATCCTATAACGGCTTGCGCAATCATGAAGGTCAGGTGATGTAG
- a CDS encoding saccharopine dehydrogenase NADP-binding domain-containing protein, with product MKKIMVVGASGVLGQLVCSELLRIFDNQIRLIVTDYKTERGETLANSFKTDVQFQYLDANEEENVKQVIKNIDIVVVVLKQKHPYIQKACIKNKILCLDVTPYYDFVEKVNELNEDAENNDVGSVVMSGFFPGLSGLMVKKAISNFSEVTEINVGLLQNTNAKAGISGILDMLNIIAKPVKFENKVISGFTNKRKMDFLHHLKEKEVRCIDHSEKAILKETLDINSINYWTSWNDNAFNKLVSFLRQVGFIKNVHKYKDFLSKVVKHKPHKNENAFLTVEVKGIIDNKEKVKILALSTFSDYHTTAMATASLAKIAQQKNVKGVVYPFEITDIDELFSEINCPDIVIEEFEK from the coding sequence ATGAAAAAGATTATGGTTGTCGGGGCATCTGGAGTTCTTGGTCAATTAGTTTGTAGTGAATTATTAAGAATATTTGATAATCAAATAAGGTTAATAGTGACAGACTATAAAACTGAACGAGGAGAAACATTAGCGAATTCTTTTAAAACCGATGTTCAATTCCAATATTTAGATGCAAATGAAGAGGAAAATGTAAAGCAAGTAATAAAAAATATTGATATTGTAGTTGTAGTGTTGAAACAAAAACATCCATATATTCAAAAAGCATGTATAAAAAATAAAATATTATGTCTAGATGTTACACCATATTATGACTTTGTAGAGAAAGTTAACGAACTTAATGAAGATGCAGAAAATAATGATGTAGGTTCAGTTGTAATGTCTGGATTTTTCCCTGGATTATCAGGCTTAATGGTAAAAAAGGCTATTTCAAATTTTTCAGAAGTGACAGAGATAAATGTTGGTTTATTACAAAATACAAATGCTAAAGCTGGGATTTCCGGAATTTTAGATATGTTAAATATAATTGCTAAACCAGTAAAGTTTGAAAACAAAGTAATATCTGGATTTACTAATAAAAGAAAAATGGATTTCCTTCATCACCTTAAAGAAAAAGAGGTAAGATGTATAGACCATTCAGAAAAAGCTATCTTAAAAGAAACGTTAGACATTAACTCTATAAATTATTGGACTTCTTGGAATGATAATGCCTTCAATAAGCTGGTATCTTTTTTAAGACAAGTTGGCTTCATAAAAAATGTTCATAAGTACAAGGATTTTCTTTCAAAGGTAGTAAAACATAAACCTCATAAAAATGAAAATGCTTTTCTTACCGTTGAGGTAAAAGGAATAATCGATAATAAAGAAAAGGTAAAAATATTAGCCCTATCTACATTTTCTGATTATCACACGACAGCAATGGCAACTGCTTCCTTAGCAAAAATAGCTCAACAAAAAAATGTGAAAGGTGTAGTGTATCCTTTTGAAATAACAGATATAGATGAATTGTTCTCCGAAATAAACTGTCCCGACATTGTCATCGAGGAATTTGAAAAATAA
- a CDS encoding oxidoreductase — translation MGMRAAIVVGATGLTGTSLVKQLCENDEYISVTVIARRELAFTDPKLEVKIRNFDTLEEKDIEFAHELYCCLGTTIKKAGSREEFEKVDFEYPLTIASLAKKRGIPHMLVITAMGANENSPFYYNRVKGKLEHDLTELGLQRLSIIRPSLLVGEREEFRLGEKAGEKVLKLAKPLLVGPLKRSRSIEASQVAKAMIVIALNGNKQPVTIYPSQELAKLDFPEVKNKDVSREKLFNWDKHKISGYSDEGHKVNREVVINRDKYKIEETVVDKEVNFHHREDK, via the coding sequence ATGGGAATGCGAGCAGCGATTGTTGTAGGGGCTACTGGATTAACAGGTACCTCTCTTGTCAAACAATTATGTGAAAATGATGAATATATTTCAGTTACGGTAATTGCACGAAGAGAGCTAGCATTTACGGATCCAAAGCTAGAAGTGAAAATTCGTAATTTCGATACTTTAGAAGAAAAAGATATCGAATTTGCACATGAGCTCTATTGTTGTTTAGGAACAACGATTAAAAAAGCTGGATCACGCGAGGAATTTGAGAAAGTTGATTTTGAATATCCGCTAACTATAGCTTCGTTAGCAAAAAAACGAGGAATCCCACATATGCTGGTTATCACAGCAATGGGGGCAAATGAAAATTCTCCATTTTACTATAATCGAGTAAAAGGAAAGCTTGAACATGATCTTACGGAGCTAGGTTTACAGAGACTTTCTATTATTCGGCCATCTTTATTAGTTGGGGAGAGGGAGGAATTTCGCTTAGGTGAAAAGGCGGGAGAGAAAGTTTTAAAACTGGCAAAGCCGCTATTAGTTGGACCATTAAAGCGTTCGAGGTCTATAGAAGCCTCACAGGTTGCGAAAGCGATGATTGTTATTGCACTGAACGGTAATAAACAACCAGTTACCATTTATCCATCTCAGGAACTGGCTAAGTTAGATTTCCCTGAAGTGAAGAATAAGGATGTTTCAAGGGAAAAATTATTTAATTGGGATAAGCACAAAATATCGGGCTATAGCGATGAAGGACATAAAGTAAATAGAGAAGTCGTTATTAATCGTGATAAGTATAAAATAGAGGAAACTGTCGTAGATAAGGAAGTAAATTTTCATCATCGTGAGGATAAATAA